From Actinopolyspora lacussalsi, a single genomic window includes:
- a CDS encoding putative glyoxalase superfamily protein PhnB (product_source=COG2764; cath_funfam=3.10.180.10; cog=COG2764; pfam=PF00903; superfamily=54593) has product MITNPKFVVLYVTDQQTVLDFCTHKLGFELRTDVPYGDGHRWIEVSVPGAETYLVLAEGDPRVRDLVLQRLGELSHVWFDCDDLDATFDELRARGVRFPVEPRTAPWDPEGRTRWAQFADPEGTLYGLTERGA; this is encoded by the coding sequence ATGATCACGAATCCCAAGTTCGTGGTGCTCTACGTGACCGACCAGCAGACCGTGCTCGATTTCTGCACCCATAAGCTGGGGTTCGAGCTCAGGACCGATGTGCCCTACGGGGACGGTCACCGTTGGATCGAGGTGAGCGTGCCGGGTGCCGAGACCTACCTGGTGCTCGCCGAGGGGGACCCGCGGGTGCGTGATCTCGTGTTGCAGCGGTTGGGCGAGCTCAGCCACGTCTGGTTCGACTGCGACGACCTCGACGCCACCTTCGACGAGTTGCGTGCCAGGGGAGTGCGGTTCCCGGTCGAACCGCGCACGGCGCCGTGGGATCCCGAAGGCAGAACCCGCTGGGCGCAGTTCGCCGATCCGGAGGGAACGCTCTACGGGCTCACCGAACGCGGGGCGTGA
- a CDS encoding 6-phosphogluconolactonase (product_source=KO:K01057; cath_funfam=3.40.50.1360; cog=COG0363; ko=KO:K01057; pfam=PF01182; superfamily=100950; tigrfam=TIGR01198): MSDNEMIVHPDAEVLAEATAARLLTSIVDAQAARGVASVVLTGGRTGIGVLERVRDSTARSAVDWSAVNLFWGDERFLTDGDGERNETQARAALLDHVPLDPRRVHPMAPSDGRFGADAESAADHYAEVLRTLAGTDSDTGVPRFDVLLLGVGEEGHTASLFPDTPYVRERERTAVAVRDCPKPPPTRISLTLPAIASASEVWLMTTGAGKAEAVSRALTGADPVDIPAAGARGRDRTLWLLDREAAKDSTLGG; encoded by the coding sequence ATGAGCGACAACGAGATGATCGTGCACCCGGACGCGGAGGTGCTCGCGGAGGCGACGGCCGCCAGGCTGCTCACCAGCATCGTGGACGCCCAGGCGGCCCGCGGTGTCGCCTCGGTGGTGCTGACCGGCGGGCGCACCGGAATCGGCGTGCTGGAACGGGTGCGGGACTCGACCGCCCGCTCGGCCGTGGACTGGTCCGCGGTGAACCTGTTCTGGGGTGACGAGCGGTTCCTGACCGACGGCGACGGCGAGCGCAACGAGACCCAGGCGCGTGCGGCACTGCTGGATCACGTGCCGCTCGACCCGCGGCGGGTACACCCGATGGCCCCGTCCGACGGCCGGTTCGGCGCGGACGCCGAGTCGGCGGCGGACCACTACGCCGAGGTGCTGCGCACCCTGGCGGGTACGGATTCGGACACTGGGGTCCCCCGGTTCGACGTGCTGCTGTTGGGTGTCGGCGAGGAGGGGCACACCGCCTCGCTGTTCCCCGACACGCCCTACGTGCGCGAACGCGAGCGCACCGCGGTGGCTGTTCGGGACTGCCCGAAGCCACCGCCGACGCGGATCTCACTGACCCTGCCCGCGATCGCGTCCGCCTCCGAGGTGTGGCTGATGACCACGGGAGCGGGCAAGGCCGAGGCGGTGTCACGGGCACTGACCGGGGCCGATCCGGTCGACATCCCGGCGGCGGGTGCCCGGGGACGGGACCGGACGCTGTGGTTGTTGGACCGCGAAGCGGCCAAGGACTCCACTCTCGGCGGCTGA
- a CDS encoding glucose-6-phosphate dehydrogenase assembly protein OpcA (product_source=TIGR00534; cog=COG3429; pfam=PF10128; superfamily=143414; tigrfam=TIGR00534) — translation MIVDLPSTTTSQVNKKMVELRESGGAVALGRVLTLVIVTGDGTETEEAIQAANEASREHPARVIVVARGARQAAARLDAQIRIGGDAGASEVVVLRLYGPLAEEGAGSVVPLLLPDAPVVVWWPNDAPEFPAKDPIGELAHRRITDAAAEPDPIEALRTRVRSYVDGDTDLAWTRLTSWRALLAASLDLPPFEPIEGAVVSGESDSPSTDLLAGWLAASLGIPVRREVHRGPGIVSAVLERPSGNVEVVRPDGKVGYLTQPGQQDRRVTLHRRAVRDCLAEELRRLGPDEIYESTLRGLSNVVRGEGSENEEQAEPVSAGQQ, via the coding sequence GTGATCGTCGATCTGCCCTCCACCACCACTTCGCAGGTCAACAAGAAAATGGTCGAGCTGCGCGAGTCCGGTGGTGCCGTCGCGCTCGGCAGAGTGCTGACGCTGGTAATCGTCACCGGGGACGGGACCGAGACCGAAGAGGCGATCCAGGCGGCCAACGAGGCCAGTCGGGAGCATCCGGCGCGGGTGATCGTGGTCGCCAGGGGTGCCAGGCAGGCCGCGGCCCGGCTGGACGCCCAGATCCGCATCGGTGGCGACGCCGGGGCCTCGGAAGTGGTGGTGCTGCGGCTGTACGGCCCGCTGGCCGAGGAGGGTGCGGGCTCCGTCGTGCCGCTGCTGCTGCCGGACGCCCCGGTAGTGGTGTGGTGGCCCAACGACGCCCCCGAGTTCCCGGCCAAGGACCCGATCGGGGAACTGGCGCATCGGCGGATCACCGACGCCGCCGCCGAGCCGGACCCGATCGAGGCGCTGCGCACCAGGGTGCGCTCCTACGTGGACGGCGACACCGATCTGGCTTGGACCCGGCTCACCTCGTGGCGTGCCCTGCTGGCTGCCTCGCTGGACCTGCCGCCGTTCGAACCGATCGAGGGAGCGGTCGTAAGCGGCGAGTCCGACTCGCCCTCGACGGATCTGCTGGCGGGCTGGCTGGCGGCCAGCCTCGGTATCCCGGTGCGCAGGGAGGTCCACCGGGGTCCGGGCATCGTCTCCGCGGTGCTGGAACGCCCGAGTGGGAACGTGGAGGTGGTTCGACCCGACGGCAAGGTCGGCTACCTCACCCAACCCGGCCAGCAGGACCGCAGGGTGACGCTGCACCGCAGAGCGGTACGCGACTGCCTGGCCGAGGAGCTGCGCAGACTCGGCCCGGACGAGATCTACGAGAGCACGTTACGGGGCCTCTCGAACGTGGTGCGGGGCGAGGGCTCCGAGAACGAGGAACAGGCGGAACCGGTCTCGGCGGGACAGCAGTGA
- a CDS encoding glucose-6-phosphate 1-dehydrogenase (product_source=KO:K00036; cath_funfam=3.30.360.10; cog=COG0364; ko=KO:K00036; pfam=PF00479,PF02781; superfamily=51735,55347; tigrfam=TIGR00871): MSSPEHNPLRDPRDKRLPRIAGPAGLTIFGVTGDLSRKKLMPAIYDLANRGLLPPGFALTGVARRDWENQDFGEVVYEAVKENARTPFHQAVWDRLAEGIRFVSGSFDDPNTFERLTSTVKQLDAERGTGGNHAFYLSVPPSMFPTVLTHLSNSGLAEQTEDQWRRVVIEKPFGHDLESAQELNRIVNEVFPEDSVFRIDHYLGKETVQNILALRFANQLFEPLWNAHYVDHVQITMSEDIGLGGRAGYYDGIGAARDVIQNHLLQLLALTAMEEPLSFAPSDLRAEKSKVLSATKPVGPFADTTARGQYTGGWQGGQQVPGLHEEGGFAADSKTETFAAITLEIENRRWAGVPFYLRTGKRLGRRVTEIAVVFKRAPHQPFDDTMTEELGQNALVIRVQPDEGITMRFGAKVPGTSMEVRDVTMDFGYGHAFTESSPEAYERLLLDVLLGEPSLFPVNEEVEKSWQILDPILDYWAEHGYPEKYKAGSWGPPSAESMLARTGRVWRRP; this comes from the coding sequence GTGAGCTCCCCCGAGCACAATCCACTGCGCGATCCGCGTGACAAGCGGTTGCCGCGCATCGCGGGCCCGGCTGGCCTGACGATCTTCGGCGTCACCGGGGATCTGTCCCGCAAGAAGCTGATGCCCGCCATCTACGACCTGGCCAACCGGGGACTGTTGCCGCCGGGATTCGCCCTGACGGGAGTGGCCAGGCGCGACTGGGAGAACCAGGACTTCGGCGAGGTGGTCTACGAGGCGGTCAAGGAGAACGCGCGCACGCCGTTCCACCAGGCCGTCTGGGACCGACTGGCCGAGGGGATCCGGTTCGTCTCCGGTAGTTTCGACGATCCGAACACCTTCGAACGGCTGACCAGTACGGTCAAGCAGCTCGACGCGGAGCGCGGCACCGGTGGCAACCACGCGTTCTACCTCTCGGTACCGCCCTCGATGTTCCCGACCGTGCTGACCCACCTGTCCAACTCGGGACTCGCCGAACAGACCGAGGACCAGTGGCGGCGGGTGGTCATCGAGAAGCCCTTCGGGCACGACCTGGAGAGCGCCCAGGAACTCAACCGGATCGTCAACGAGGTCTTCCCCGAGGACTCGGTGTTCCGCATCGACCACTACCTCGGCAAGGAGACGGTGCAGAACATCCTGGCGCTGCGGTTCGCCAACCAGCTGTTCGAGCCGTTGTGGAACGCCCACTACGTCGACCACGTGCAGATCACCATGTCCGAGGACATCGGGCTCGGCGGTCGTGCAGGCTACTACGACGGCATCGGCGCGGCCCGGGACGTGATCCAGAACCACCTGCTGCAGCTGCTGGCGCTGACGGCGATGGAGGAACCACTGTCCTTCGCGCCGAGCGACCTGCGTGCCGAGAAGAGCAAGGTGCTCTCGGCTACCAAACCGGTGGGCCCGTTCGCCGACACCACCGCTCGGGGCCAGTACACCGGCGGTTGGCAGGGTGGCCAGCAGGTTCCCGGGTTGCACGAGGAGGGTGGTTTCGCCGCGGACTCCAAGACGGAGACCTTCGCGGCGATCACGCTGGAGATCGAGAACCGCCGCTGGGCCGGTGTGCCGTTCTACCTGCGCACGGGCAAACGCCTCGGCAGGCGGGTCACCGAGATCGCCGTGGTGTTCAAGCGGGCGCCGCACCAGCCCTTCGACGACACCATGACCGAGGAGCTCGGTCAGAACGCCCTGGTGATCCGGGTGCAGCCGGACGAGGGCATCACGATGCGGTTCGGCGCGAAGGTTCCCGGCACCTCGATGGAGGTGCGGGACGTGACGATGGACTTCGGCTACGGCCACGCCTTCACCGAGTCCTCCCCGGAGGCATACGAACGGCTGTTGCTGGACGTGCTGCTCGGTGAGCCGTCGTTGTTCCCGGTCAACGAGGAAGTGGAGAAGTCCTGGCAGATCCTGGATCCGATCCTGGACTACTGGGCCGAACACGGATATCCGGAGAAGTACAAGGCAGGAAGTTGGGGGCCACCGTCGGCGGAGTCGATGCTGGCCCGCACTGGACGCGTCTGGAGGCGGCCGTGA